DNA sequence from the Streptomyces tsukubensis genome:
CGGGAACGGGGCGGGCGCCGCGGCGAGCGCGCGGCGGGGCATTTCCGGGAAACCACCCGGGAAATGCCGCGGGGAAAGTCCGGGCGCGCGCCCGGGGGCATCCACGCGGTGATTCCCGGGGACACGAGATTGCCGGTGATGGAGAGGGGGAATGTTTGTTGGAGCCGGTAGTGTTAACCTCAAGTCAGCACCGAAAGCCTTCACGGCTCGGAGCTTCGTGTCCCGCATCGGGACCGCCAATTCTTCCGGGAGCCTCCCCGACTGCCTGAGCAGCCTGCCTGAGCAGTATCGAGCACGCTCCGGAACCGGCACGACACCTCCCGCTCCGCCGAGAAGTGGCCGAGCAGGGGGATCTCGGGCCGGATCGCAAGTATCTGCTTCTCCGCCGTATTCAGAACCGGCGGGGACCACCGCCCCGACACGGTCGCCACGCGACCGCGTTCGGACAGCACAACCGGTCGCCGAGCCAGATGGCCGACGTCCGCTCCAGGGAAGGACCCTTCGTGAGCGACACCACCGATCTGATGGGCGTGACTGCCGACACCAGCGTCGACACTTCCGCGCCCGCCGCAGGTGCTGCCTCCGGCACCACCTCCCGGCGCCGCCGCTCCGGCACCGGCCTTGAGGGCATGGTTCTGGCCGAGTTGCAGCAGGTCGCGTCCGGCCTCGGGATCAGGGGCACCGCGCGGATGCGCAAGAGCCAGCTGATCGAGGTCATCAAGGAGGCCCAGGCCGGCGGCGGAGCCGCGGCCAAGAAGGCCGCCGAGCCGGCGGCCAAGAGCGCCGAGGCCAAGCCGAAGCGCCGGGCCACCTCGAAGGCGCGCACGAGCGACGCCTCCGCCGAGGCCGCCCCGGCCGCCGAGGAGAAGGCCGCGCCGCCCGCCGCCAAGGCCGAGAAGGCCGTCGCCCAGCAGCAGATCGACATCCCGGGACAGCCGGTCAGCGACGACCAGCCGGTCGTCGAGCGCCGTCGCCGCCGCGCCACCGCGCAGGCGGGCAGCCCCGATGCCCAGGCCGAGGGTGCCGTCGCCGTCAAGGAGGCCAAGGAGGCCTCCCGTACCGAACCGCAGGACGGCTCCGCCGGTGCGGCCGGACAGGACGGCGAGGGCCGCAAGGACCGCGGCGAGCGCGGCCAGCGCGGTGACCGCCGCGACCGTCAGCGCGGCCGTGGCAAGGGCGATGAGCAGCAGGGCGGACAGAGTCGTCAGCAGGGCGGCCAGCGTCAGCAGCAGCAGCAGAGCACCGGCCCGCAGGACGACTTCGACGACGACGGCAGCCGCCGGGGTCGCCGGGGCCGCTACCGCGACCGCCGTGGCCGCCGCGGACGTGAGGACTTCGCGGGCGAGCCGCAGGTCTCCGACGACGATGTGCTGATCCCCGTCGCGGGCATCCTCGACATCCTCGACAACTACGCCTTCATCCGCACTTCGGGCTATCTGCCCGGCCCGAACGACGTGTACGTCTCCCTGGCCCAGGTCCGCAAGAACGGCCTGCGCAAGGGCGACCACGTCACGGGCGCGGTCCGGCAGCCCAAGGACGGCGAGCGCCGCGAGAAGTTCAACGCGCTGGTCCGTCTGGACTCCGTCAACGGCATGGCCCCCGAATCGGGGCGCGGACGGCCGGAGTTCACCAAGCTGACCCCGCTCTACCCCCAGGACCGGCTCCGGCTGGAGACCGACCCGGGTGTGCTGACGACCCGGATCATCGACCTGGTGTCGCCGATCGGCAAGGGCCAGCGCGGTCTGATCGTGGCCCCGCCGAAGACCGGCAAGACCATGATCCTGCAGGCGATCGCCAACGCCATCACGGTCAACAGCCCCGAGTGCCACCTGATGGTGGTCCTCGTCGACGAGCGTCCCGAAGAAGTCACCGACATGCAGCGGTCGGTCAAGGGCGAGGTCATCTCCTCCACCTTCGACCGTCCCGCCGAGGACCACACCACCGTCGCCGAACTCGCCATCGAGCGCGCCAAGCGCCTGGTGGAGCTCGGCCACGACGTGGTCGTCCTGCTGGACTCCATCACCCGTCTGGGCCGCGCCTACAACCTGGCCGCGCCCGCCTCCGGCCGCATCCTGTCCGGTGGTGTCGACTCGACCGCGCTCTACCCGCCGAAGCGCTTCTTCGGTGCCGCGCGCAATATCGAGGACGGCGGCTCGCTGACCATCCTGGCCACCGCGCTGGTCGACACCGGCTCCCGGATGGACGAGGTGATCTTCGAGGAGTTCAAGGGCACCGGCAACATGGAGCTGAAGCTCGACCGGAAGCTCTCCGACAAGCGCATCTTCCCGGCGGTGGACGTGGACGCGTCCAGCACCCGCAAGGAGGAGATCCTGCTCGGCAGCGAGGAGCTGGCCATCGTCTGGAAGCTGCGCCGGGTGCTGCACGCGCTCGACCAGCAGCAGGCGATCGAACTCCTGCTGGACAAGATGAAGCAGACGAAGTCGAACGCCGAGTTCCTGCTCCAGATCCAGAAGACGACGCCGTCGTCCAACAACGACTGACGGTTTCGCCGGTACTTCGGTACTGCCACACAGCCGTGGGCCCCGCCATCCGTATGGACGGCGGGGCCCACGGCTG
Encoded proteins:
- the rho gene encoding transcription termination factor Rho; its protein translation is MSDTTDLMGVTADTSVDTSAPAAGAASGTTSRRRRSGTGLEGMVLAELQQVASGLGIRGTARMRKSQLIEVIKEAQAGGGAAAKKAAEPAAKSAEAKPKRRATSKARTSDASAEAAPAAEEKAAPPAAKAEKAVAQQQIDIPGQPVSDDQPVVERRRRRATAQAGSPDAQAEGAVAVKEAKEASRTEPQDGSAGAAGQDGEGRKDRGERGQRGDRRDRQRGRGKGDEQQGGQSRQQGGQRQQQQQSTGPQDDFDDDGSRRGRRGRYRDRRGRRGREDFAGEPQVSDDDVLIPVAGILDILDNYAFIRTSGYLPGPNDVYVSLAQVRKNGLRKGDHVTGAVRQPKDGERREKFNALVRLDSVNGMAPESGRGRPEFTKLTPLYPQDRLRLETDPGVLTTRIIDLVSPIGKGQRGLIVAPPKTGKTMILQAIANAITVNSPECHLMVVLVDERPEEVTDMQRSVKGEVISSTFDRPAEDHTTVAELAIERAKRLVELGHDVVVLLDSITRLGRAYNLAAPASGRILSGGVDSTALYPPKRFFGAARNIEDGGSLTILATALVDTGSRMDEVIFEEFKGTGNMELKLDRKLSDKRIFPAVDVDASSTRKEEILLGSEELAIVWKLRRVLHALDQQQAIELLLDKMKQTKSNAEFLLQIQKTTPSSNND